A genome region from Desulfuromonadales bacterium includes the following:
- a CDS encoding polysaccharide deacetylase family protein — MKKFLVLLALFPLFCSSAFAAAADFKVPILLYHRFGPTVADSMTITTPVFESHLKFLKENGYTVIPLRQLVDYYLKKGPAPAPKSVVIVADDAHKSVYTDMLPLVKRYRMPVTLFTYPSAISNASYAMTWEQLREVKATGLFDIQSHTYWHPNFKQEKKKLSAAEYDKLVTSQLGKAKAKLEKELGGPVDLLAWPFGIYDDELLRKAAAAGYVATFTIEAHPAGPADTLMKLPRFLLNNSAQGSTFARIVGAEARPVVAKAPAAAGAKTK, encoded by the coding sequence ATGAAGAAGTTCCTTGTCCTGCTCGCCCTGTTCCCCCTCTTCTGCTCTTCCGCTTTTGCCGCCGCTGCCGATTTCAAAGTCCCGATCCTCCTCTACCATCGCTTCGGACCGACCGTTGCCGACAGCATGACGATCACCACGCCGGTCTTCGAGTCGCACCTGAAGTTCCTCAAGGAGAACGGCTACACCGTCATCCCCCTGCGGCAACTGGTCGACTATTACCTGAAAAAGGGACCGGCGCCGGCGCCCAAATCGGTGGTCATCGTCGCCGACGATGCCCACAAGTCGGTTTACACCGACATGCTGCCGCTGGTGAAGCGCTACCGGATGCCGGTGACCCTCTTCACCTACCCCTCGGCCATCTCCAACGCCAGCTACGCCATGACCTGGGAGCAGCTGCGCGAGGTGAAAGCAACCGGGCTCTTCGACATCCAGTCGCACACCTACTGGCACCCCAACTTCAAGCAGGAGAAGAAGAAGCTCTCCGCGGCGGAGTACGACAAGTTGGTGACCTCGCAGCTGGGCAAGGCGAAGGCGAAACTGGAGAAAGAACTTGGCGGACCGGTAGACCTGCTCGCCTGGCCGTTCGGCATCTACGACGACGAACTCTTGAGGAAAGCGGCGGCTGCCGGCTACGTGGCGACCTTCACCATCGAGGCCCACCCCGCCGGACCGGCGGATACTTTGATGAAGCTACCGCGCTTCCTGCTGAACAACAGTGCCCAGGGCAGCACCTTCGCCCGGATCGTCGGCGCCGAAGCGCGACCGGTGGTGGCGAAGGCGCCTGCCGCGGCAGGGGCGAAAACAAAGTAA